Proteins found in one Drosophila busckii strain San Diego stock center, stock number 13000-0081.31 chromosome 2R, ASM1175060v1, whole genome shotgun sequence genomic segment:
- the LOC108594813 gene encoding NADP-dependent malic enzyme → MFRQKKADEPCYNDDERQRQLALLPRDADTFWRNDRETSTCKLSGHAQMKKSMHKGMSFTHRERQLHYIHGLMPVAVRSMEQQVKACGEYFSSMSNLFQKLVYLSGMEASNRKLFYALLIDDPKRYMPLLSASSSEHMVQHYSNLCLTVRGMFVNIKDKGHIYELLKNYPQRLSVRCLMVTNGASVLSIGDYGANAMAGVVYEMHSHVVNGGMSPEQCLPICLDVGTNNAALLQDDLYVGLKEPRVVGPAFEAFFEEFTLAVMRIFGPRTLIHCQNFESSRAVRRLEMYRKRQCYVDVNMQCRAACALAAVLVVNQLNNAPFRSNMLLFYGADCINVGMARLCLAYLMRDGLNELAARKRIWFCDAHGLIVHNRCKQRVPEQLEEFKQWHAPIDSLVEAIAALQPNVLIGGSSEPLAFDKAVLNAMEQSAQLPIIFALSQPMSRAECTGDQAFVHTKGRCYFITGSEAPPVKYANKIYQPGFCSTDYMLPGITQGVTLSGMTHVPDETFCVVADCLSHLVWPNDLARRYVYPPMRKLRCVNLRIAEAVFMYAYRRQLATLWPRPDNPRTYIASKLYKREYSPELQRTYCMSSHLIGTAESAAFYKENA, encoded by the coding sequence ATGTTCAGACAAAAGAAAGCTGATGAGCCGTGCTACAACGACGATGAGCGGCAAAGgcagttggcgctgctgccacgcGATGCGGACACATTTTGGCGCAACGATCGCGAAACCTCCACCTGCAAGCTGAGCGGACATGCGCAGATGAAAAAGTCAATGCACAAAGGCATGAGCTTCACGCATCGCGAGCGGCAGCTGCATTACATACACGGCCTGATGCCTGTGGCGGTGCGCAGCATGGAGCAGCAGGTGAAGGCGTGTGGCGAGTACTTCAGCAGCATGAGCAATCTGTTTCAGAAACTGGTGTATCTGTCCGGCATGGAGGCGAGCAATCGCAAGTTGTTCTATGCGCTGCTCATAGACGATCCAAAGCGCTACATGCCGCTGCTGAGTGCGTCCAGCTCGGAGCATATGGTGCAGCACTATAGCAACTTGTGTCTAACAGTGCGTGGCATGTTTGTGAACATAAAGGACAAAGGACATATCTATGAGCTGCTCAAAAACTATCCGCAGCGTTTGTCTGTGCGCTGCCTGATGGTGACCAATGGCGCCAGTGTGCTGAGCATAGGAGATTATGGCGCCAATGCTATGGCGGGTGTAGTCTACGAAATGCACAGCCATGTGGTGAACGGTGGCATGTCGCCGGAGCAGTGTCTGCCCATTTGCTTGGATGTGGGCACCAACAATGCAGCGTTGCTGCAGGACGATCTATATGTGGGACTCAAAGAGCCGCGCGTGGTTGGTCCAGCATTCGAAGCGTTCTTCGAGGAGTTTACGCTCGCAGTGATGCGCATCTTTGGCCCACGCACGCTCATACACTGCCAGAACTTTGAGTCCAGCCGGGCGGTGCGACGACTCGAAATGTATCGCAAGCGTCAGTGCTATGTGGACGTGAACATGCAATGCCGCGCCGCATGCGCGCTGGCAGCTGTGCTGGTGGTTAATCAGCTCAACAATGCGCCGTTTCGCAGCAACATGCTGCTCTTCTATGGCGCCGACTGCATCAACGTGGGCATGGCCAGACTGTGTTTGGCTTATCTGATGCGCGACGGGCTGAACGAGCTGGCGGCGCGCAAGCGCATTTGGTTCTGCGATGCGCACGGACTGATTGTGCACAATcgttgcaagcagcgcgtGCCGGAGCAGCTGGAGGAGTTCAAGCAGTGGCATGCGCCCATTGATAGTCTGGTCGAGGCGATTGCAGCGCTGCAGCCGAATGTTTTGATAGGCGGCAGCTCTGAGCCGCTGGCTTTCGACAAGGCAGTGCTCAATGCCATGGAGCAAAGCGCGCAGCTGCCCATTATATTTGCTCTAAGTCAACCCATGTCGCGTGCCGAGTGCACTGGGGATCAGGCGTTTGTGCATACCAAGGGACGCTGCTACTTCATCACCGGCTCTGAAGCGCCGCCTGTCAAATATGCCAACAAAATCTATCAGCCTGGCTTCTGCAGCACGGACTATATGCTGCCTGGGATTACGCAGGGCGTCACTTTGAGCGGCATGACGCATGTGCCAGACGAAACCTTTTGCGTTGTCGCCGACTGCCTCTCGCACTTGGTCTGGCCCAATGATCTAGCGCGTCGCTATGTGTATCCGCCCATGCGCAAGCTGCGCTGCGTCAATCTGCGCATTGCCGAGGCCGTCTTCATGTACGCCTATCGCCGTCAGCTGGCCACGCTCTGGCCACGCCCAGACAACCCACGCACTTATATCGCCAGCAAGCTCTACAAGCGCGAGTACAGTCCGGAGCTGCAGCGCACCTACTGCATGTCCTCGCACCTCATTGGCACTGCCGAGTCGGCAGctttttataaagaaaatgcataa
- the LOC108595671 gene encoding uncharacterized protein LOC108595671, whose amino-acid sequence MSLPRRAALKLLIAISLLVLCSEAVSLSKSQEMQHMEMEAVNSSSWTPPMPSESGSSEDDEEEEEFSSEEDHLIVPNTRHQVAPAPVPVPLHVVEQLNVADFLALLTAPQLKQTVSSYYRQYPDVQRAFRFLSCAYWLDLMVRTESMPEVYAFTSYLNASGLDVPKLIKIVVLALRPPELDLPEPGRDGPIPPAASEIVGTTTTTTTTTTTTLEPPPNGIVELVECILGQLPVEQMVDIFLEKMEKDQQFNKLVESFGRPEFLQLLHNLQHSTHMRNLSYVLIANKIDITEIVRLIRQYLSMLSL is encoded by the exons ATGAGTTTGCCACGCCGCGCAGCGCTTAAGCTGCTCATTGCCATCAGCTTGCTGGTGCTTTGCAGCGAGGCCGTCTCGCTGAGCAAATCTCAGGAGATGCAGCACATGGAAATGGAAGCtgtgaacagcagcagctggacacCGCCCATGCCCAGCGAAAGCGGCTCCAGCGAGGAcgacgaggaggaggaggagttCAGCAGCGAAGAGGATCATCTAATTGTGCCCAACACAAGGCACCAGGTGGCGCCAGCGCCAGTTCCAGTTCCACTGCATGTTGTTGAGCAATTGAACGTTGCCGACTTTCTGGCGCTGCTAACAGCGCCGCAGCTGAAGCAAACGGTGAGCAGCTACTATCGCCAGTATCCGGATGTGCAGCGCGCCTTTAGGTTTCTCAGCTGCGCCTACTGGCTGGACCTGATGGTGCGCACCGAGAGCATGCCGGAGGTTTATGCATTTACAAGCTATTTGAATGCCAGCGGACTGGATGTGCCGAAGCTTATCAAGATTGTGGTGCTGGCGCTGCGGCCGCCGGAGCTGGACCTGCCGGAGCCAGGCAGAGACGGACCCATACCGCCAGCGGCTAGCG AGATAGttggcaccaccaccaccaccactactACGACCACCACCACTTTGGAGCCACCACCCAATGGCATTGTCGAGCTGGTCGAGTGCATATTGGGCCAGCTGCCCGTTGAGCAGATGGTGGacatatttttagaaaaaatggaaaaggatCAACAGTTCAACAAACTTGTCGAGAGCTTTGGCAGGCCCGAGTTTTTACAACTTTTACACAATCTGCAG CATTCCACACACATGCGTAATCTGAGCTATGTGCTGATCGCCAATAAAATCGACATAACGGAAATCGTTAGATTGATTAGACAATATTTATCGATGCTCAGCCTGTGA
- the LOC108595595 gene encoding protein mono-ADP-ribosyltransferase Parp16, producing MKLLTLVQSALACSSRWRKCAQPQLLSSLSLQQLQQLQRCLQTDLLACDARCSLFVAAVHSYRYEQLLQHCLAELQLSIDDIYAVLGSLERLELLAAQLQQGNYGGYEARVYRLLHGLLVQHGERVALSTLQAAEFEPLYAHLQIPKPSCRPTHILEVTPSLKCAHTQAYARLQATHQLRLGFYAVPLQQLYAMLTVGGLPDNGPVRITTDLEEALQLAQLGVAWGASRLGALLRCVAIVEFALVPQLVQVEQDNRHAVISDASCLQISYLLCFGESLAAQPEAPQRQLKQQLQQLLLPLTSPWPKLTERAGALLHWAHGNKYSLTLGVYLMCVCLTPPSGRCGLFHSLASSAAYALRRGFLKL from the coding sequence atgaaattgttaACGCTTGTGCAGAGCGCGctcgcctgcagcagcagatggAGGAAGTGCGcgcagccacagctgctgaGCTCGCTcagcttgcagcagctgcagcagctgcagcgctgcctgcaaaCGGATCTGCTGGCGTGCGATGCGCGCTGCTCGCTGTTTGTGGCCGCTGTGCACAGCTATCGctatgagcagctgctgcagcattgcCTGGCGGAGCTGCAGTTGTCCATCGACGATATCTACGCTGTGCTGGGCAGTCTGGAGCGCTTGGAGCTGCTggcggcgcagctgcagcagggcAACTATGGCGGCTATGAGGCGCGCGTTTATCGACTGCTGCACGGGCTGCTGGTGCAGCATGGCGAGCGTGTGGCGCTCAGCACGCTGCAGGCGGCAGAGTTCGAGCCGCTCTATGCGCATCTGCAGATACCCAAGCCCAGCTGCAGGCCCACGCACATACTGGAGGTGACGCCGAGTCTGAAGTGCGCGCATACGCAGGCCTATGCGCGTTTGCAGGCGACGCATCAGCTGCGCTTGGGCTTCTATGCggtgccgctgcagcagctgtacGCTATGCTGACGGTGGGTGGACTGCCGGACAATGGGCCAGTGCGCATTACCACGGACTTGGAGGaggcgctgcagctggcgcagtTGGGCGTTGCTTGGGGCGCCTCGCGTTTGGGCGCGCTGCTGCGTTGTGTGGCCATTGTGGAGTTTGCGCTGGTGCCGCAGCTGGTGCAGGTGGAGCAGGATAATCGCCATGCTGTCATTAGCGATGCCAGCTGTCTGCAGATTTCATATTTGCTCTGCTTTGGCGAGAGTCTCGCTGCGCAGCCCGAAGCGCCGCAGCGCcaactgaagcagcagctgcagcaactgctgctgcccctcACTTCGCCTTGGCCCAAGCTCACCGAGCGTGCTGGCGCGCTTTTGCATTGGGCTCATGGCAATAAATACAGCCTCACACTGGGCGTATACTTGATGTGCGTTTGCCTTACGCCGCCCAGCGGCAGATGCGGCCTGTTTCACAGTTTAGCCAGCAGTGCAGCGTATGCGCTTCGACGTGGATTTctcaaattgtaa